The Leptodactylus fuscus isolate aLepFus1 chromosome 5, aLepFus1.hap2, whole genome shotgun sequence genome segment ATCCGAGTCACAGGTGGAGGTCCCAGGAAGTAGGTTGGGGTTCATAGAACGAGATGACATACATGAATTAGGGTCAGATTTTTGGGGACACTGCTTTTGGTATTTTGGTGGctcgtagggttgagccgatcttgagatttcaggatcgattttaaaatccgatttccaatcattttccagccaatcccgattggaatccgatctttgccaatcccgatctctcaaccctagtcaatgcttctctatgggaaaagtcacttgtagggttttgaaatttcaaaatccgaatttggatcattttccagacgatcctgATCATGTTtgggaaatttgctcaatcgctgaatggaatccgatcctttctgatcccaatcgctcaaccctagtggctcGCCTACAGGTAAGTGGTGGGTGGTGGCAGCTATTTGTGTGAATATGTGATTATCGAAGGTCGCTTCAGTCCTGTCTAGCCCGGTGTGATGGGGAAGTGCAATTCCTTTTTGTGCTGACATCTAGGGCCACATGTACTGGTGCAGTACAGATATCCGACAGCATTGGTATACAGAGAGTCGGATACATCTTGTAGGAGAGACAATTTGTGACAATTATTGATACAAGATACAGATACAATGGTGCTTTATTAGCATGACCGAAGAAAaatatttggtgttgccaaagcaaagaatgtttGATATGTTATAGATTATTTATAAGCTATCATGATGGATATTCATTTTATTTaacaatatgatatatatatatatatatatatatatatatatatatatatatatatatatattttaatagtagGAGAATGTTCACATGTAGTATTTTCGCTGGTAGAAAACTTCAATCTAAGCTGATTTTAAAGGTGGATTTTATTACTTCTACCTGACTTCTAGCAGATTTTGATGCTAATGACTTTTTTCTGCCTCACTTTGATTTTTATAGGATTTTCTGATCTGATTCTGCCTGAAGATTGGACATGACACATTTATTTTTagccaacagaaaaaaaaaataataatctgccACTGCTTCTTATTAAAAGAAGTGGGAAGTGGattagaaattattattattattattattattattattattattattattattattattattattattattattatgaaactGAAAGTTCCCCATGCTGCCTCCTCTTGAATGAAACTCCAGTGTGCTTGCATGATCAACACTCCATTTTCTACTATGGTTCTGCTGATGTTGATGAAGATTGCAGTCCATCGTAGACTCAATGGTTGTTACACAAGCACCCTGACCTTCCTTCATAATGAAGAGACATGGGAAACTTTTAGTCCCCCATTCTCATAATCACTATGGTACCCAGTGGTTGGAGtcccagtgatctgacacttaccCCTATCCCCTGGATAGAGATAACTGTccttgatgggacaaccccttcaaataaTCTTTTCATTTGCATTGCTACCATTCCCAAACACCAAGGCATGAGGTCTGGTGCCACCATATTAGTTTCATAACTAAAATAAATTTTTACTGTCTTGTTTGTAGACATTATAGCACTTGTGAAGACTTCATTCCCATGCAAGTGCTCCCCATTAATAAAAATGAAGACAAGTTCAAGCTGGACTAGACTGTCTTTCTCCAGGGAACCCATAAGTCTACCAATGGAGAAGAACAATATAACCCTTGTCACAAAGTTCATCCTCTTAGGATTTCAGTCCAGTCAGAATATAAGATTTGTACTATTTTTTCTGCTCTTTGCGGTTTACGGGTTCATTATTTTTatgaacctcctgatcatcaccctggtgtccaccaacAAGACCCTTCAGACTCCAATGTACTACTTCATCTCACAACTGTCCATCAATGACATCATGTTGCCAACAGATATTATACCTAAGATGCTCCATATCATACTATATTATAGGGGATCCATTACTTTTATTGGCTGTATGACACAACTCTATTTCTTTGGTGGCTCAGAAGCTTCTGAATGTTTTCTCCTTGCCGTGATGTCCTATGaccgatatgtggccatctgttaTCCTCTCCGTTACTCCACCATCATGACTGATAAATATTGTGTTATATTGGGTGTCTCCTCTTGGTTGGTTGCTTTTGGTATTATGTCTTTGCTCTTCATAACAATTTTGATGCTAAACTTTTGTGGACACAAcatcattgaccatttcttctgtgacttTGTTCCCATACTGGAACTTTCCTGTTCTGATACCTACAATCTTCAGATGGAAGTTTCCTTTCTAGGCATTCCGCTAATTCTGTTTCCCATTATAGTCATTATATCTTCTTATGCCAAAATTATTGCCACCACCTTgaggatcccatccagtactggtagacagaaagccttctccacctgtagctcccacctcattgtggtctccatcttCTACTGGACTATGTTTGGGGTTTATGTTTTGCCAATAAGAGGAAAAACGTCGAGCACCAGTAAAATCCTGTCCCTATCATATACTGTGTTCACTCCTCTGATCAACCCCATCATATACAGTCTGAAGAATAAAGATATTAAGAAGGCTGTACATGGACTTCTTTATAAGCAGCGCAGACACCAGAGTTTTATGTAAAATTATAAAGTTTGGTTGCATTTTCTGATGATATTGTAACATAGTAATTATTAATCCATGGGTTCCTCCATCCTAGACTATATATTGGCCCTCAAAGTGTGTTATGAAACATTCCAACATATtggatttatttttaaaattccATTAATTTTTCAAACTTTCTCAAGTTTTGTCTGCAAGTTTTGGTTTGTACcgaagtgttattattatactctgaggtcaatTCAGACCCCAAAAATAATCCCCAGAGGCCAAGGGTAaatgtgaaataaaaataaagtagttATACTCACTTCTTCTCATCTCATCTCTATGtaatactaaaaaaaacaaaaacaaagttgAATAAAGGAGAACCTACAATAAATTGCAACTGACTAAAAGGGACAATGGcaactttgcactgtctaaaaatATCAGAATTAAATAAAAACTTCTTAAAATGTGGACAATAAAATAATATGTTGGCTAGAGTTAGATCTTCCAATAGAGATATATAGCTCAGCTAGGTCAGCTGCTGGGGATTAGCAGTTGAAGAAAAGACCATCTGCGCGATATGGACAAATGTATTTGGACACATCTATTAATAATTTAATGCAGGCTGTGGGGAATCggtcaggtagatgctcggtagcagtgcaggaaacacgGACACAGGGACTGGGTTACACTTAAGTTCACTATTTATTCACTTCTTGTccataaactgcctttgcaaaggcacaaacaagcaaaaaaaaaaaaaaaagccttctcggctgagaactaactataacaaAAGAAACTGTATCCTGACTATATAGGAGCCTGGCTGCTAGACTCTTGCTCTggtaacaacaacgggtggcacagtacctgctttgtaaatttggtctggacaggtcagctctgtcagtgtggtgccacactcctagtcctcacacacagactatatcagtcctgattacacagctgacctccctggtgtgggtctttaccatacaccctttaactgcctggctggaacatacctgttttcccagaccacacccttcactatCTCACAAAGCATTTTCTTCATTCCCATTGCTCCTGGTACAAAAATCCTGACTCTGCAGACATtacagatagagatgagcaaatacgaGCTGGCGAAGTGGAATTTCATACaaatttcagggaaaaaattgaTTTGCGTGTAATACGGGTTTCCTCACATTTTGTGGTAATGAATCACATTTTTTGCAAAATGGCCGCACTTGTTAGGACAAGGCAGGGAACTCTGTGAACGctaggatcacccacaatgccatgtgtgcagccaatcagcagacaGCCTCcctggtgatgtcacagccctataagtACCCCCTGCCATCTTAGTTTCAGGCATTTTCCAATGTACTTAGTGCAAGGAGCTAGGGAAGGTGGTAGAAAAGACTCCAATTCTGATATTTTACTCAATTAAAGTTCAGGGAAAAAGGATTAGAAGTGTATGGAAAGGACCGGGTGGAATTTACAGAAGAGTATTGAATCAGAACAGAGGTCATTTTGGGTGTTCACAGCCTGGATAATAGCAACAATCCTACACCTTGCTGCACTGACTGCCATTATACTAATGTGCGGCATAATTACTGTCATCCTGCCATGCATTAGTGGTAAAAAAAGAATTGTCCATTAATCTCCACAGTTATCTGTTATATCGACTTTTCTTGGTGTTAATtagtggggggtggggggcttaTTCACCATTGTGTGTTGAAGATGAGATTACTGGCCTTTTTGCCCTGTGTTAATGGGGAGGGCcacaggcctaaatgtttctggtGCAGGCACAGGTCGCAGCAGGGTAAGGTGCGTGGCAGTAGTGGTCACTTCCAGAGGCCTGAGCTCCAAGTGTCAGCTAGAGGTTGTGTCTTGACCAGCAATCCAACAGTTATATGGCATACACCCCTTTTCAGACAGTCAAGGCTCCACCACCTCAGCTGAAGGAAGCTGTGTGTCCTTCCCATCATCTTCTGGTCATgatgctcctcctcttccttctagtCAGTCAGCAATTGATCACCAAAGCACTTTCAAAGAGACATTATTCATGTACTCATCCAATGGTGAAGAAGTTGAACCTGTTCAagatgctggtgctgcagtcccacCCTTTCCAAGTGGTGGACTTTGCACCTTTAAGAGAATTGATGGCTTGTGCCGAGCCGAGGTGGAGAGTCCCAATTCATCCTTTCTTTGCTAAAAAGGCAGTACCAGCCCTGCACAAATATGTAGAACAAAAGGTAGGCCAGTCCTTGAGCCTATCAGTGTCTGTAAAAGTGCATGATAGCATCAACATGTAGAGCTGTAACTACGGTCAAGGAAAATAAATGTCCTTTACGGCAAACTGGATGACTGTGGTTCCTGCCCAGACACACCAGCGACTTGGACAGGTGATGCCGCCTCTGCCTCCAAATTCTCACGTCCATGGACATGCAACAATGTCCGCCTCATCCTCAAATGTGTCCTCAGACTTCACTGCAGGGACAATTCAGCATACCACATGTGCAGGGCAATGCGGTGTCACGCTGTTCTACACCTCAATTGCCTGGACAAACTTATTCAAGCAGGGGAGGAACTGCTCCATGTCCTGCATCAATAAATCGAATCAAAGCTTTCTCCATGAAAACTCAAAATTCGAACCATACTGATcaacaatggaaaaaaaacatggtgttGGCAATGCTTGGCGCCCTGTATGGCACATGTGTTCAATCAGTTTGTCAAGTGTTTACTTAAGTCTGCCACCCACCTGCAGGACATCCTAAAAATGTCAAGGAAACTTTGCATGCACTTCAGCCACTCATACACAGCCAAGCACACCATTCTTGAGCTGCAGCAGTAGAATGGCGTCCGATAACATAGGCTGATATGCAATGTTTCCACCCATTAGAATTCTATATGTTGGATCGACTGTACAAACAAAGAAAGGCCATAAACAATTTCTTGATGACCCAAGAGGACAGAGGTATACCTGGTGTAACTTAAATGTTACCCAGTGGCAGCTCATGCGTGACACCTGCTGTTTACTAGtgccctttgaggaggccacttttTTGTCTGTTGCCAGGACTATGGGATGAACATCATCATTCAACTGATTCATATCCTGGAAAAGATGCTGGATATGAATCTCATGGCCATATAATCCCTGAAGGGGTGaacaagagaaggaggaggacattggagcacaagCAACGTATAGCAAAATGGGTGGTTTTTCTACACGGGTGAGAGGAGAGGTGGAGCAGGAGAAGCAACAGGGAGATGAGACAGATGACCAAGACACACAGTGGTGGTATGCGGTGGGGATGGATAAATGGAGTCCTTCTGAGTCACTTGTGGAAATGGCCATATGCACACTCACTTGCTTGCATAGTGACATCCAAATTGTCATCAAAAGATGACTACTGGAGCTCCACTATGTTAGACCCTTGCTACTGGTCAAAAAATAGGGGCCTTTTTTACACCCGCTGAGAGGGAGGccaaactgaactactatagagCCTATAGTCCATATTCTCGCAGGACTGACCGGGCAGGGCACTGGGTGTTCAACTTTCACTGCCATGGCAGCTGGAGCTAGGCAGTATTATCTCCATCAGCAGTATCCTGAGCATAACCTGAACCAGCAGGTGGTGGCATACTTGGAGTGCACTGTGCCACCAGTCTTTGAAGATCCAATGGACTACTGggctccacattatgtcaccttgctaCTCTGTGGCTTCCTCATGCTACTTCCACCTTcacactctgtcactgggtcactcAGTGCTGTCCTAAGTCTGCTGCCACCTCAccactctgtcactgggtcacCCGATGGCCTCCTAATGtttctgccacctccacattatgttaccttgccactctgtggctttCTTATGCTGCTCCCACCTCCAAACTATGTCGCTTCTAATGCTCTTCCCTCCCCACTCCTCCACTCCATTACTATGCCACGATTTTGCCTTTTTGGCCAGATTGACGTCATCATTTATGTGACCCTTCTTCTCATTTGTCAGAAGGAAAAATGAGATACAGAACGGATTCTGTTGGTGTAGCAGATGTAAGGCCTGTATGATCCCACCAGAATATGATTAGGCTTATGATTTGGTACAAAAGACAGACCTACAAATATTCCATTCACGTGTCATCTCTGTCAGGAGGCGCTACTTGTATAAGCTTATactagaacaggttctgtagacatctgtgTTATCAGCAGACGGAGTAAAAGGAGGGCACTCTTTCACACTGCAGTAGGATCCTAGGCTTCTTCACTGTTCTTTATACCTGGCTCTAAGTTAGTTGGTCAGTTTTGGCCCCGTgactggccaaataagtgaggtgtgcagcggttctaagagggaagcctgtcatgtgcgtgttatactgactcactgtattgtttcactaccacagcagactccccatgtgtgttagTGCAAGGCCCAGTGTTCTAcatcactatatatactatatacactactacatatactatactatatacaccagtatacagccagGGAGTAGCTGGTTTTTAACATTATTCACCGCAAATTTATTCAGATCAAAGAAAATCTTCTTGGGAAATTCGGTGAAGCGGCTGAATCAAATATATGAATACTTCACTCCTCTCTAGCTatgacatataaaagtaaaaaacaagTGTGGCACTTAAAATTGCTGTATCATAAAGGCCAACGCCGGCTTTAGTTGTAAGTggttaatatttagagatgagcgaacaccgaataggtattcgatcgaatatcaggccgttcgaggtattcgattccaatcgaataccacgaggcaattgcagtaaaaattcgtatcccctcccacattccctggcgcgttttttgcaccaataactgcgcaggggaggtgggacaggaattatgACAACgaaggcagttaaaaaaattgaaaaaactcattggctgacgaaatcaggtgatctcccatttataagaacgccCGCCGCCCTAtttgccatttttgcggtcacagatagggagagagacatatctgctgagggctagatagcgattagcttcagataggcaggcaagaacaacaacagctcatctcagagctatatactacagggagaggagtccagctttccacggacggtggaaaacagggatacagaacagatcCAAGTGTAAAAAGGAGAGTAAAggtccgcagctcttgctcgtaataaaaaagtatattttattccattgttttaaaatttggcaaagaacaccataacaaaaaagtaagaaagaaagaaagtacaaaaagtaaaaataaaaacgttaaatatcacatctctggcttggctgacgcgtttcaaaaccgcaagggtttcttaatcatagcctgatggTTGCCATATCCAAACTGAAACTGACTACtccctatatatagtatatagaacagGTGTCATTAATTATCCCTTCGACTCCAAAACATTTTCCTCCTGCCGTAAGTCATAGATTGTTCCAAAGTTTTAATTCATAGTCCTATTACTCTTATCTCAAAACATCTTAAAGCATCTTAGAGCAACTCCCACTTTTCTATATGCAAAAACCAATATAACAaaactcatattataatatatacacacacaggaaggAAAGGGGGggaagagagggagggggaaggaggggaaaactagaaaaaaatagaaataaatagaacATGCCAAATCCATAAATCAATTTTTTCTTGCTAGACAAACACACCGTGAATGTTATTACTCTCCTAAATAAACATGTTATGAATGCTATTTTGCCATCACAAATGTATTTACCCGTATAAACCCTCATTGTGAGGTCACACATCGCACCTGACCTCCCTGTATCACACAAGACTCCATTCATAATTCTTCACAGAACACCTGACCCAGAATCCTCCAATGACTATCCCTCTAGCTCCATTCATAATTTTTCTTTCAGTCACGTGACTGGAATTAGCCAATCACGGCGTGATGTTTAGTGATGGAAGCGTAACAAGATTATCTCAGCCCTATAATCAGAAAAGATGCTAGTGAAACGTTACTTAAAAAGGTTTAAGCTACTCGTGTTCACCCAATTTAACTGGATAAGTGATTTCAATTCTTTTCTATGATGGGGGAGTCTGAGTCCATATTCCAGCATTTCAATTGATAAAATCAATAAAATCGGTAAAATCGGTAACTCAATATATGTAAATACATCTCAATTAATGTAATAGCTCAAACGTTAAGCTGTAACCACATAGCATATGAAGCAAGAAAATGAAAGGCAAGTTGTAACTCTTAATAAATGAGGGATAAATCTGATCTCATATTCAGGGCGGTTGTCTACATCCGAACCGCAGGATCCAAAGGGCTTCTCTTTTAAGCAGAGTTTCCCTAATATTGCCTCCTCTTGGGGATTCCTGAATAACATCTATACCCCAAAATTGTAATGTAGATGTAGATCCTTTATGAACTAATGAAAAATGTCTAGAGGCTCCCGACATTCCCTCGGAAATATTCTTA includes the following:
- the LOC142204312 gene encoding olfactory receptor 10A7-like, with translation MEKNNITLVTKFILLGFQSSQNIRFVLFFLLFAVYGFIIFMNLLIITLVSTNKTLQTPMYYFISQLSINDIMLPTDIIPKMLHIILYYRGSITFIGCMTQLYFFGGSEASECFLLAVMSYDRYVAICYPLRYSTIMTDKYCVILGVSSWLVAFGIMSLLFITILMLNFCGHNIIDHFFCDFVPILELSCSDTYNLQMEVSFLGIPLILFPIIVIISSYAKIIATTLRIPSSTGRQKAFSTCSSHLIVVSIFYWTMFGVYVLPIRGKTSSTSKILSLSYTVFTPLINPIIYSLKNKDIKKAVHGLLYKQRRHQSFM